One Mytilus trossulus isolate FHL-02 chromosome 5, PNRI_Mtr1.1.1.hap1, whole genome shotgun sequence DNA segment encodes these proteins:
- the LOC134718596 gene encoding glycine, alanine and asparagine-rich protein-like, translated as MKLSIILVVCLVVAVSGTWYRKPKPQPTWKPRIGNGGNGGTWNGGNGGNGRNGGNGGTWDGGNGGNGRYGGSGGNGGRWDGGNGGSGRYGGSGGNGGRWNGGNGGNGRKR; from the exons ATGAAGCTTTCTATCATCTTAGTCGTATGTCTGGTTGTAGCAGTTTCTGGAACTTGGTATAGga AACCAAAGCCTCAACCTACTTGGAAGCCCAGAATTGGAAATGGCGGAAACGGTGGAACTTGGAACGGCGGGAATGGAGGAAACGGTCGGAATGGTGGAAACGGTGGTACTTGGGATGGTGGAAATGGAGGAAACGGTCGGTATGGAGGCAGTGGTGGAAATGGTGGTCGTTGGGATGGTGGGAATGGAGGAAGCGGTCGGTATGGAGGTAGTGGAGGAAACGGTGGTCGTTGGAATGGTGGAAATGGAGGAAATGGAAGGAAACGCTAA
- the LOC134718592 gene encoding protein PML-like: protein MQKNEGYGWLSKVNKKSLLSPGHLTILHGIRKDRRRKLIRKTQSTTNFKRKRLTIKSKKLKDNQRESVKEGDTYGGEIEVQEHIDTETIPSKMKFGGEESVVVFDLETTGLSRKSDITQLAAFDGTTVFNEYVSPREVISPKSSEITELTFDFSCDQMYHHGKPVKSRDIQIVLLEFIEFISKKKKPILFGHNIASFDIPILMNKLRQHSLLSEFMLHIYGCIDTIKLARRKFKTKDIGNHKQQTLVTKLLGVEYDAHNACADVTSLFQLLAHFEYSEKDVFPFNSALLTDSYIPLIRASRITKLTARRLAHSGLCLKHLQLAFNRDSENGLKSILLEHGFNAKTVTCFTKYFTCIEE, encoded by the exons ATGCAAAAGAATGAAGGCTATGGTTGGTTAAGCAAG GTGAATAAGAAGTCTCTACTCTCTCCTGGACATTTGACCATACTTCATGGAATTCGAAAGGATCGAAGGCGTAAACTGATTAGGAAAACACAGTCAACTActaatttcaaaagaaaaagactCACAATAAAG TCCAAGAAATTGAAAGATAATCAGCGAGAATCAGTAAAAGAGGGAGACACCTATGGAGGAGAAATAGAAGTGCAAGAACATATTGACACAGAAACTATTCCATCGAAGATGAAGTTTGGAGGAGAAGAATCAGTAGTAGTTTTTGATTTAGAAACAACAG GATTATCCAGGAAGTCTGATATAACTCAGCTGGCAGCATTTGATGGAACCACTGTTTTTAATGAGTATGTATCACCTAGGGAAGTTATTTCACCCAAATCATCAGAAATAACAGAattgacttttgatttttcttgtgATCAGATGTACCATCATGGTAAACCAGTTAAAAGCAGAGACATTCAGATTGTACTCCTGGAATTTATTGAGTTTATAAGCAAAAAGAAGAAACCAATTCTTTTCGGTCACAACATTGCTTCGTTTGACATTCCCATATTGATGAACAAACTACGTCAGCACAGTCTTCTTTCAGAATTCATGTTACATATTTATGGGTGCATTGATACAATAAAATTGGCAAGAAGGAAATTCAAAACTAAAGACATTGGAAATCATAAACAACAAACATTGGTCACAAAATTACTTGGCGTAGAATATGATGCTCACAATGCATGTGCTGATGTCACAAGTCTATTTCAACTTCTTGCGCACTTTGAATATTCAGAAAAGGATGTTTTTCCATTCAATTCAGCTTTGCTAACAGATTCCTACATTCCCTTGATAAGGGCCTCACGCATCACCAAGCTTACAGCAAGAAGATTAGCACACAGTGGACTTTGTCTGAAACATCTACAGTTAGCATTTAACAGAGACAGTGAAAATGGCCTCAAATCTATTTTGTTAGAGCATGGTTTTAATGCCAAAACAGTCACATGTTTtactaaatattttacatgtattgaGGAATAA
- the LOC134718594 gene encoding glycine, alanine and asparagine-rich protein-like, whose translation MKISIILVLCLVVAVSGTRYRRPKPRFGNGGNGGTWNGGNGGEGLNYGRGGDGGRWDGGNGGSGRYGGRGGDGGRWDGGNGGSGRYGGRGGDGGRWTGGNGGNSGKR comes from the exons ATGAAGATTTCTATCATCTTAGTGCTATGTCTGGTTGTAGCAGTTTCTGGAACTAGGTATAGga GACCAAAGCCCAGATTTGGAAATGGCGGAAACGGTGGTACTTGGAATGGCGGGAATGGAGGAGAAGGTTTGAATTATGGGAGAGGTGGAGATGGTGGTCGTTGGGACGGTGGTAATGGAGGAAGCGGTCGATATGGAGGTCGTGGTGGAGATGGTGGTCGTTGGGACGGTGGTAATGGAGGAAGCGGTCGATATGGAGGTCGTGGTGGAGATGGTGGTCGTTGGACTGGTGGGAATGGCGGAAATAGTGGAAAACGCTAA
- the LOC134718595 gene encoding N66 matrix protein-like: MKLYIISVVCLVVSVFGTRNRRTGHSGNVGTWNGGNRGNGRNSGNGGTWNGWNGGHGSYNGNGENGGTFNGGNGENGRHGGHDDTLNGVNGDTLNGGNGANGRIGVNGDSLNGGNGENGSIGENGGNEGNGSNGRNGVNGDTRNNGNGGRGGNGGRWNGGNGGSGRHGGRGGNGGRWNGGNGGSGQHGGRGGNGGRWNGGNGGSGQHGGRGGNGGRWNGGNGGSGQHGCRGGNGGRWNGGHGGNGQHGGHGGNGGS, from the exons ATGAAGCTTTATATCATCTCAGTCGTATGTCTAGTTGTATCAGTTTTTGGGACTAGGAATAGGC GAACTGGACATAGCGGAAATGTTGGTACGTGGAATGGAGGGAATAGAGGAAACGGTCGAAATAGTGGAAACGGTGGCACTTGGAATGGTTGGAATGGTGGACATGGTTCATATAATGGAAATGGTGAAAATGGTGGTACTTTCAATGGTGGTAATGGTGAAAATGGTCGACATGGTGGACATGATGATACCTTGAATGGTGTTAATGGTGATACATTGAATGGTGGCAATGGGGCAAATGGTCGGATTGGTGTGAATGGGGATAGTTTGAATGGTGGGAATGGAGAAAATGGTTCGATTGGTGAAAACGGTGGGAATGAAGGAAATGGTTCGAATGGACGGAATGGTGTGAATGGTGATACTAGGAATAATGGAAATGGAGGTCGTGGAGGAAATGGTGGTCGTTGGAATGGTGGAAATGGAGGAAGCGGTCGGCATGGAGGTCGTGGAGGAAATGGTGGTCGTTGGAATGGTGGAAATGGAGGAAGCGGTCAGCATGGAGGTCGTGGAGGAAATGGTGGTCGTTGGAATGGTGGAAATGGAGGAAGCGGTCAGCATGGAGGTCGTGGAGGAAATGGTGGTCGTTGGAATGGTGGAAATGGAGGAAGCGGTCAGCATGGGTGTCGTGGAGGAAATGGTGGTCGTTGGAATGGTGGACATGGAGGAAACGGTCAGCATGGAGGTCATGGAGGAAATGGTGGTAGTTGA